A stretch of the Drosophila sulfurigaster albostrigata strain 15112-1811.04 chromosome 2L, ASM2355843v2, whole genome shotgun sequence genome encodes the following:
- the LOC133834922 gene encoding 6-pyruvoyl tetrahydrobiopterin synthase, whose translation MSQQPVAFLTRRETFSACHRLHSPQLSDAENLEVFGKCNNFNGHGHNYTVELTVRGPIDQRTGMVLNITELKDAIETVIMKRLDHKNLDKDVEYFAKIPSTTENLAVYIWDNIRTHLKKPELLYEVKIFETPKNIITYRGPYQMNGLYNPINKRIARDSCTNISSDSD comes from the exons ATGTCTCAACAACCTGTCGCATTTCTGACGCGCCGCGAAACGTTCAGTGCTTGCCATCGCCTGCAcag tCCCCAATTGAGCGATGCAGAAAACTTGGAAGtctttggcaaatgcaacaattttaaCGGACATGGACACAATTATACAG TTGAGCTTACTGTTCGCGGGCCCATCGATCAACGGACTGGGATGGTGCTAAATATAACAGAGCTAAAGGATGCCATCGAAACGGTTATCATGAAGCGTCTCGATCACAAGAACCTGGATAAGGATGTCGAATACTTTGccaaaata CCAAGCACTACGGAGAATCTGGCCGTGTATATTTGGGATAATATACGCACACACCTGAAGAAACCAGAGCTGCTGTACGAGGTGAAAATATTCGAGACACCAAAGAATATTATTACTTACCGTGGACCTTATCAAATGAATGGCCTTTACAATCCAATTAATAAACGCATTGCACGCGACTCTTGTACCAATATATCATCGGATTCAGATTAA
- the LOC133834923 gene encoding uncharacterized protein LOC133834923 isoform X2: MLQRLLSKLRSKESKTSRSKQSGQQFEMGVLKKSPSCHKDGRLGKTRCNCEPTACKCIKKKQQQQQQRQRQQSLLLSQLRRRGADNLSSIILF; this comes from the exons ATGTTACAACGATTACTGAGCAAACTAAGAAGCAAAGAGAGTAAAACCTCAAGGAGCAAACAAAGCGGACAACAATTTGAGATGGGAGTGCTAAAAAAGTCGCCAAGCT GTCATAAGGATGGCAGACTCGGCAAAACTCGTTGCAATTGTGAGCCAACGGCCTGCAAATGTATcaagaagaagcaacaacaacaacaacagcgacagcgacagcagagCTTGCTGCTTTCACAATTGCGGCGACGAGGTGCTGATAACTTATCAagcattatattattttag